One stretch of Comamonadaceae bacterium OTU4NAUVB1 DNA includes these proteins:
- a CDS encoding LysR family transcriptional regulator, which produces MAAISQSFRCFDEVARRGSIRKAADALHLTAAAVHQQILNLEEQVGTPLFDRLPRGMQLTSAGEIVVAAVRRSQRDFDSALSHVEDLRALRRGHVSLAVSHSSAEQLVPDVIRVAVARYPGVTYGVRSGSGENILKWVANGEADIGFCLRRKPPPGVEEVRRFPQQLGVITPPGHALTALGRVPRLRDCLDHPLILMTPDTELRAMVDQIDHREHRKARPMVETSSVAMVRRLVRSGVGIGFLIPENVAEDVAAGVLAWQGLADTGAWSHDCLYQRSGQSTTVAMGMFLEFLEAQLGVISQQFEGAGAGATRPRPS; this is translated from the coding sequence ATGGCCGCCATTTCCCAGTCCTTCCGCTGCTTCGACGAGGTCGCGCGACGCGGCTCGATCCGCAAGGCCGCCGACGCGCTCCACCTGACGGCCGCCGCGGTGCACCAGCAGATCCTCAACCTGGAGGAGCAGGTGGGCACGCCGCTGTTCGACCGGCTGCCCCGGGGCATGCAGCTCACCAGCGCCGGCGAGATCGTCGTGGCCGCGGTGCGCCGCAGCCAGCGCGACTTCGACAGCGCGCTGTCGCACGTCGAGGACCTGCGCGCGCTGCGCCGGGGGCACGTCAGCCTGGCGGTGTCGCACTCCTCGGCCGAGCAGCTGGTGCCCGACGTCATCCGGGTCGCGGTGGCGCGCTACCCCGGCGTGACCTACGGCGTGCGCTCGGGCAGTGGCGAGAACATCCTGAAGTGGGTGGCCAACGGCGAGGCCGACATCGGTTTCTGCCTGCGCCGCAAGCCGCCGCCGGGCGTGGAGGAGGTGCGGCGCTTTCCGCAGCAGCTGGGCGTGATCACGCCACCCGGACACGCGCTCACGGCACTGGGACGCGTGCCACGGCTGCGCGACTGCCTGGACCACCCGCTGATCCTCATGACACCCGACACCGAACTGCGCGCGATGGTCGACCAGATCGACCACCGCGAACATCGCAAGGCGCGCCCCATGGTCGAGACCAGCTCGGTCGCGATGGTGCGGCGCCTGGTGCGCAGCGGCGTCGGCATCGGCTTCCTCATCCCCGAGAACGTGGCCGAGGACGTCGCGGCCGGCGTGCTGGCGTGGCAGGGCCTGGCCGACACCGGCGCCTGGTCCCACGACTGCCTGTACCAGCGCAGCGGCCAGAGCACGACGGTCGCCATGGGCATGTTCCTGGAATTCCTGGAAGCGCAGCTGGGGGTCATCAGCCAGCAGTTCGAAGGCGCGGGCGCGGGCGCGACCCGGCCACGGCCGTCCTGA
- a CDS encoding ABC transporter permease produces MSFSGFIVQLLNGLAGASSLFLVAAGLSLIFGVTRIVNFAHGSFFMVGIYLAYTLVEKLGTGLGFWPALVLAAVGVGVLGALIEVVLLRRIYKAPELFQLLATFALVLVIKDAVLWLWGPDELLGPRAPGLSGSVQILGRQFPSYDLFLIVVGPVVLALVWLLLTRTRFGTLVRAATQDREMVSALGINQAWLFTAVFGLGALLAGLGGALQLPREPATLEMDLNTIGSAFVVVVVGGMGSIPGAYAAALLIAEIKAICIWLGVVEVFGYSVSFSKLTLVVDFLVMAIVLVWRPWGLFGKPQAPSRHVGMQEEPLRRAGKPYLIAAAVFGLVLVAMPLLTAGSPYTTVLMIDLLIATLFAASLHFIMGPAGMHSFGHAAYFGLGAYGAALLVRASGLPMEAALVLAPLVAALGAFVYGWFAVRLSGVYLAMLTLAFAQITWAITYQWDAFTGGSNGLTGVWPAEWLSDKRIYYWLTLALVGAGVLWLRRVLFSPFGYALRAGRDSVLRADAIGIDVKRMQWAAFVIAGTAAGMAGALYAFSKGSISPESMSVGKSVDGLVMVLLGGIQTLAGPVVGAVTFTWLHDTVARNTDYWRAMLGGIILLLVLLFPQGIAGSVKLMAERLRVGVKS; encoded by the coding sequence ATGAGTTTTTCCGGTTTCATCGTCCAGCTGCTCAACGGGCTGGCCGGTGCCTCTTCGCTGTTCCTCGTGGCGGCGGGGTTGTCGCTGATCTTCGGTGTCACGCGCATCGTCAACTTCGCGCACGGCTCGTTCTTCATGGTGGGCATCTACCTGGCGTACACGCTGGTCGAGAAGCTCGGCACCGGTCTGGGTTTCTGGCCCGCACTGGTGCTCGCGGCGGTCGGGGTGGGCGTGCTCGGCGCGTTGATCGAGGTGGTGCTGCTGCGGCGCATCTACAAGGCGCCCGAGCTGTTCCAGCTGCTCGCGACCTTCGCGCTGGTGCTGGTCATCAAGGACGCGGTGCTGTGGCTCTGGGGGCCGGACGAGCTGCTCGGCCCGCGCGCGCCGGGGCTGTCGGGCTCGGTGCAGATCCTCGGGCGCCAGTTTCCGAGCTACGACCTGTTCCTGATCGTCGTCGGCCCGGTCGTGCTGGCGCTGGTCTGGCTGCTGCTCACGCGCACGCGCTTCGGCACGCTGGTGCGCGCCGCGACGCAGGACCGCGAGATGGTCAGCGCGCTGGGCATCAACCAGGCCTGGCTCTTCACGGCGGTGTTCGGACTCGGCGCGCTGCTGGCCGGGCTCGGCGGCGCGCTGCAGCTGCCGCGCGAGCCGGCCACGCTGGAGATGGATCTGAACACCATCGGCTCGGCCTTCGTGGTGGTGGTGGTCGGCGGCATGGGCTCGATTCCCGGCGCCTACGCGGCCGCATTGCTGATCGCGGAGATCAAGGCGATCTGCATCTGGCTCGGCGTGGTGGAGGTCTTCGGTTACAGCGTGTCGTTCTCCAAGCTGACCCTGGTGGTCGACTTCCTGGTGATGGCGATCGTGCTGGTCTGGCGTCCGTGGGGCCTGTTCGGCAAGCCGCAGGCGCCGAGCCGCCACGTGGGCATGCAGGAGGAACCGCTGCGCCGTGCCGGCAAGCCGTACCTGATCGCCGCCGCCGTGTTCGGCCTGGTGCTGGTGGCGATGCCGCTGCTCACGGCCGGCTCGCCCTACACCACGGTGCTGATGATCGACCTGCTGATCGCCACGCTGTTCGCGGCCAGCCTGCACTTCATCATGGGACCGGCCGGCATGCATTCGTTCGGCCATGCCGCCTACTTCGGGCTCGGTGCGTACGGGGCCGCGCTGCTGGTGCGGGCGAGCGGCCTGCCGATGGAAGCCGCGCTGGTGCTCGCCCCGCTGGTGGCGGCCCTCGGCGCCTTCGTCTACGGCTGGTTCGCGGTGCGGCTGTCGGGCGTCTACCTCGCGATGCTCACGCTGGCCTTCGCGCAGATCACCTGGGCGATCACCTACCAGTGGGATGCCTTCACGGGCGGCAGCAACGGGCTGACCGGGGTCTGGCCGGCGGAGTGGCTGTCGGACAAGCGGATCTATTACTGGCTCACGCTGGCGCTGGTCGGCGCGGGCGTGCTGTGGCTGCGCCGCGTGCTGTTCTCGCCGTTCGGCTATGCGCTGCGCGCGGGCCGCGATTCGGTGCTGCGTGCCGACGCGATCGGCATCGACGTGAAGCGCATGCAGTGGGCGGCCTTCGTGATCGCCGGCACGGCGGCCGGGATGGCGGGTGCGCTGTATGCGTTCTCCAAAGGCAGCATCTCGCCGGAGAGCATGAGCGTGGGCAAGTCGGTCGACGGCCTGGTGATGGTGCTCCTGGGTGGCATCCAGACGCTGGCCGGGCCCGTCGTCGGCGCGGTGACCTTCACGTGGCTGCACGACACGGTGGCGCGCAACACCGACTACTGGCGCGCGATGCTCGGCGGAATCATCCTGCTGCTGGTGCTGCTGTTCCCGCAGGGGATCGCGGGGTCCGTCAAGCTGATGGCCGAGCGCCTGCGTGTCGGAGTGAAATCATGA
- a CDS encoding ABC transporter substrate-binding protein, whose product MNPMRHVFTAAAVASLAVVLVPAHAQGTIKIGEINSYKAQPAFLEPYKKGMELAVVEINAKGGIDGRKVELITRDDNANPGDAVRVAEELVSREKIDVLTGTFLSNTGLAVADFAKQKKFFFLAGEPLTDKLTWQGGNAYTYRLRPGTYMQAAMLVPEAVKLKAKRWAVVYPNYEYGQSAAAAFKTLLKAAQPDVEFVAEQAPPLGKVDAGSVAQALADAKPDAIFNVLFGADLSKFVREGNTRGLFKDRAVVSVLTGEPEYLDPLKDETPNGWIVTGYPWYGIQTPEHKAFFLAYQGKYKDYPRLGSVVGYAMIKSAAAGIAKAKSTDSAKLAEAFKGLQVDTPFGRITYRAEDHQSTMGAFVGKTKNDNGRGVMVDYTYFDGAKFQPSPADVKKSRSAD is encoded by the coding sequence ATGAATCCCATGCGTCACGTCTTCACCGCCGCCGCGGTCGCCTCGCTCGCTGTCGTGCTCGTCCCCGCGCACGCGCAGGGCACGATCAAGATCGGCGAGATCAACAGCTACAAGGCGCAGCCCGCGTTCCTCGAGCCCTACAAGAAGGGCATGGAGCTCGCGGTCGTGGAGATCAACGCCAAGGGCGGCATCGACGGCCGGAAGGTCGAGCTGATCACGCGCGACGACAACGCCAACCCGGGCGATGCCGTGCGCGTGGCCGAGGAGCTGGTGTCGCGCGAGAAGATCGACGTGCTGACCGGCACGTTCCTGTCCAACACCGGGCTGGCCGTGGCCGACTTCGCCAAGCAGAAGAAGTTCTTCTTCCTGGCCGGCGAACCGCTGACCGACAAGCTGACCTGGCAGGGCGGCAACGCCTACACCTACCGCCTGCGTCCGGGCACCTACATGCAGGCTGCGATGCTGGTGCCCGAAGCCGTCAAGCTCAAGGCGAAGCGCTGGGCGGTCGTGTACCCCAACTACGAGTACGGCCAGTCGGCCGCCGCGGCCTTCAAGACGCTGCTGAAGGCCGCGCAACCCGACGTGGAATTCGTCGCCGAGCAGGCGCCGCCGCTGGGCAAGGTCGATGCCGGCAGCGTCGCGCAGGCGCTGGCCGATGCCAAGCCCGACGCGATCTTCAACGTGCTGTTCGGCGCCGACCTGTCGAAGTTCGTGCGCGAGGGCAACACGCGCGGCCTGTTCAAGGACCGCGCGGTGGTCAGCGTGCTGACCGGCGAGCCCGAATACCTCGACCCGCTCAAGGACGAGACGCCCAACGGATGGATCGTCACCGGCTACCCGTGGTACGGCATCCAGACGCCCGAGCACAAGGCCTTCTTCCTCGCGTATCAAGGCAAATACAAGGACTATCCGCGCCTCGGCTCGGTCGTCGGCTACGCGATGATCAAGTCGGCGGCAGCGGGCATCGCCAAGGCGAAGAGCACCGACAGCGCGAAGCTGGCCGAAGCGTTCAAGGGTCTGCAGGTCGACACCCCGTTCGGCCGCATCACCTACCGCGCCGAAGACCATCAGTCGACGATGGGCGCCTTCGTCGGGAAGACGAAGAACGACAACGGCCGCGGCGTGATGGTCGACTACACGTACTTCGACGGCGCGAAGTTCCAGCCATCGCCCGCCGACGTGAAGAAGTCGCGCAGCGCGGATTGA
- a CDS encoding ferredoxin--NADP reductase has protein sequence MSAFNEERVLSVHHWTDRLFTFTTTRDPSLRFSNGHFTMIGLKVNDKPLLRAYSIASANYEEYLEFLSIKVDDGPLTSRLQHIQVGDTVIVGRKPTGTLLIDYTLPGKRLYLFGTGTGLAPFMSIIRDPETYEKFEKVILVHGVRQIDELAYHDLVTDHLPRHELLGETIANQLLYYPTVTREDFRNMGRITELVESGKLTDDLGLPPIDPAEDRVMLCGSPGMLVDLKHMLEAKGFKEGNTSTPGDFVVERAFAEK, from the coding sequence ATGAGTGCATTCAACGAAGAGCGAGTTCTTTCCGTCCATCACTGGACCGACCGCCTGTTCACGTTCACCACCACGCGCGACCCGTCGCTGCGCTTCTCCAACGGCCATTTCACGATGATCGGCCTGAAGGTCAACGACAAGCCGCTGCTGCGCGCCTACAGCATCGCCAGCGCCAACTACGAGGAATACCTCGAGTTCCTGAGCATCAAGGTCGACGACGGCCCGCTGACCTCGCGGCTGCAGCACATCCAGGTCGGCGACACCGTCATCGTCGGGCGCAAACCCACGGGCACGCTGCTGATCGACTACACCCTGCCCGGCAAGCGCCTGTACCTGTTCGGCACCGGGACCGGGCTCGCACCATTCATGAGCATCATCCGCGACCCCGAGACCTACGAGAAGTTCGAGAAGGTCATCCTGGTGCATGGCGTGCGCCAGATCGACGAGCTGGCCTATCACGACCTGGTGACCGATCACCTGCCCAGGCACGAACTGCTCGGCGAGACGATCGCCAACCAGTTGCTCTACTACCCGACCGTGACGCGCGAGGATTTCCGCAACATGGGCCGCATCACCGAACTGGTCGAGAGCGGCAAGCTCACCGACGACCTCGGCCTGCCGCCCATCGACCCCGCCGAGGACCGCGTGATGCTGTGCGGCAGCCCCGGCATGCTGGTCGACCTGAAGCACATGCTCGAAGCCAAGGGGTTCAAGGAAGGCAACACCTCCACCCCCGGCGACTTCGTCGTCGAGCGCGCCTTCGCCGAAAAATGA
- a CDS encoding 6-hydroxynicotinate reductase has protein sequence MTEHTKTDGLPAMDLPPNADIGLGKAPPRNDRMSVAKVECNACPVLCQISDGRTGACDRYANRDGVLVRVDPVVLLRRELAADEPALVPFLRAGGEEARDGDAPAWRGDLLHADGVFVTGVGSSTTYPDYKPAPFIVGSQARGVDMVTVVTEGIFSYCSFKVKIDTDRFLGAEQANVRYRGEVVGHVTTAEYGSQMLSLGGVHHLTGGSKKEGRMTVELMQKLGNKQPVECTIDGGANLVVQAGRAPIVNGVEEQRMRVGCGSAAVGIFARQFAGVADEVVVVDDHITGVLTEHQAGRCLDMPPSGIHMHGRKSTPGRYFQVANPGDGWGGTDIADPLSIIESWEEGVARPGLRLLMTSTTGEHAQWYVLDEALRPVEQPMPEEVRRIVERIGENCEPSLCSVLFLGGAGGSLRAGVTENPVLLTRAIKRALVNVTCGGAPAYVWPGGGITVMADVMRMPDNSFGTVPTPAIVAPIEFSMRLSDYAALGGHVDHVFPLAQALARGAWQDDGAPLALRWQRADDANPWPLGQPPMLG, from the coding sequence ATGACCGAACACACCAAGACCGACGGATTGCCAGCGATGGACCTGCCGCCGAACGCCGACATCGGCCTCGGCAAGGCACCGCCGCGCAACGACCGCATGAGCGTCGCCAAGGTCGAGTGCAATGCCTGCCCGGTGCTCTGCCAGATCTCGGACGGGCGCACCGGCGCCTGCGACCGCTATGCGAACCGCGACGGTGTGCTGGTGCGCGTCGACCCGGTCGTGCTGCTGCGCCGCGAGCTCGCCGCCGATGAACCGGCGCTGGTGCCGTTCCTGCGCGCCGGCGGCGAGGAGGCGCGCGACGGCGACGCGCCGGCCTGGCGCGGCGACCTGCTGCATGCCGACGGGGTCTTCGTCACCGGCGTCGGTTCGTCCACCACCTATCCCGACTACAAGCCCGCGCCGTTCATCGTCGGCTCGCAGGCCCGGGGTGTCGACATGGTCACCGTCGTCACCGAAGGCATCTTCAGCTACTGCAGCTTCAAGGTGAAGATCGACACCGACCGCTTCCTCGGCGCCGAACAGGCCAACGTGCGCTACCGCGGCGAGGTCGTCGGCCACGTGACCACGGCCGAATACGGCTCGCAGATGCTGTCGCTCGGCGGCGTGCACCACCTCACCGGCGGCAGCAAGAAGGAAGGCCGCATGACGGTCGAGCTGATGCAGAAGCTTGGCAACAAGCAGCCGGTCGAATGCACCATCGACGGCGGCGCGAACCTGGTCGTGCAGGCCGGCCGCGCGCCGATCGTCAACGGCGTCGAGGAGCAGCGCATGCGCGTGGGCTGCGGTTCGGCGGCGGTCGGCATCTTCGCGCGGCAGTTCGCGGGCGTGGCCGACGAGGTGGTGGTGGTCGATGACCACATCACCGGCGTGCTGACCGAGCACCAGGCCGGCCGCTGCCTGGACATGCCGCCCTCGGGCATCCACATGCATGGGCGCAAGTCGACGCCGGGCCGCTACTTCCAGGTCGCCAATCCGGGTGACGGCTGGGGCGGCACCGACATCGCCGATCCGCTGTCGATCATCGAAAGCTGGGAAGAGGGTGTCGCCCGGCCCGGCCTGCGCCTGCTGATGACATCGACCACCGGCGAGCATGCGCAGTGGTACGTGCTGGACGAAGCGCTGCGCCCGGTCGAGCAGCCGATGCCCGAGGAGGTGCGCCGCATCGTCGAGCGCATCGGCGAGAACTGCGAGCCGTCGCTGTGCAGCGTGCTGTTCCTCGGCGGTGCCGGGGGCAGCCTGCGCGCCGGCGTCACCGAGAATCCGGTGCTGCTCACGCGCGCCATCAAGCGCGCGCTGGTCAACGTGACCTGTGGCGGCGCGCCGGCCTACGTGTGGCCCGGTGGCGGCATCACGGTGATGGCCGACGTCATGCGCATGCCCGACAACAGCTTCGGCACCGTGCCGACGCCGGCCATCGTCGCGCCGATCGAGTTCAGCATGCGGCTGTCCGACTACGCCGCGCTGGGCGGCCACGTCGACCATGTGTTCCCGCTCGCGCAGGCGCTCGCACGCGGCGCCTGGCAGGACGACGGCGCACCGCTCGCATTGCGGTGGCAGCGTGCCGACGATGCCAATCCGTGGCCGCTCGGCCAACCGCCGATGCTGGGCTGA
- a CDS encoding TetR family transcriptional regulator produces the protein MVASRTAAKPQRKTGVREASAQATRDAILKAATKVFAKYGYDGGSVEKISKAANSVDRMIYYYFGSKEGLFIAVLEGIYQRMDDAEAALAIDVAEPLEALTTVIRFVLGYYRKNPEFVTLLNTENLHQGRHISKSLRARQYSSQAVTIVADILRSGARQGLFRSTLVARDVYLLIAATGYFYTANRHTLTAFLGEPMASPEAVAHWQDFVIETVLRTVRADQPHPETSTHEDITWQKSQPAKSRARSSSAT, from the coding sequence ATCGTGGCCAGCCGCACCGCCGCCAAGCCCCAACGCAAGACCGGCGTGCGCGAGGCGTCCGCGCAGGCCACGCGCGACGCCATCCTCAAGGCGGCCACCAAGGTGTTCGCGAAGTACGGCTACGACGGCGGCAGCGTCGAGAAGATCTCGAAGGCCGCGAATTCGGTCGACCGGATGATCTATTACTACTTCGGCAGCAAGGAAGGCCTGTTCATCGCGGTGCTCGAAGGCATCTACCAGCGCATGGACGATGCCGAGGCCGCGCTGGCCATCGACGTCGCCGAGCCGCTCGAGGCCCTGACGACGGTGATCCGCTTCGTGCTCGGCTACTACCGCAAGAACCCCGAGTTCGTCACGCTCCTGAACACCGAAAACCTGCACCAGGGCCGGCACATCTCGAAGTCGCTGCGGGCGCGCCAGTACTCGTCGCAGGCCGTGACGATCGTCGCGGACATCCTGCGCAGCGGCGCACGCCAGGGCCTGTTCCGCAGCACGCTGGTCGCACGCGATGTCTACCTGCTGATCGCCGCGACCGGCTACTTCTACACGGCCAACCGCCACACGCTCACGGCCTTTCTCGGCGAGCCGATGGCGTCGCCCGAAGCCGTCGCGCACTGGCAGGATTTCGTGATCGAGACGGTGCTGCGCACGGTGCGCGCCGACCAACCGCATCCAGAAACATCCACCCACGAGGACATCACATGGCAGAAATCGCAGCCGGCGAAAAGTCGGGCAAGGTCGTCATCCGCAACATAG
- a CDS encoding amidohydrolase family protein, translated as MAEIAAGEKSGKVVIRNIGLLLSGDIDRPILDADTIVVQDGLIVAVGKEKDCDTEGAKTVVDCRRTCVAPGLIDSHVHPVFGDWTPRQSQLGWIDSTMNGGVTTMISAGEVHLPGRPKDIVGLKALAITAQRAYDNFRPSGVKVLAGAPVIEKGMVESDFKELADAGVRLLGEVGLGSVKAGYEAKEMVGWARKHGIQSTIHTGGPSIPGSGLIDKDVVLEADADIIGHINGGHTSLPEAHVCELCEKSSRAIEIVHNGNEKTAIAAARAAIELKCPHRVILGTDGPAGSGVQPLGILRMVAFISAFADIPPEQVFCFATGNTARIRALNCGLIEVGRDADFVFMDRAQHSPAAGLLESVALGDIPGVGMVMIDGLVRCGRSRNTPPATEVPVVVAATR; from the coding sequence ATGGCAGAAATCGCAGCCGGCGAAAAGTCGGGCAAGGTCGTCATCCGCAACATAGGACTGCTGCTCTCGGGCGACATCGACCGACCCATCCTGGACGCCGACACCATCGTCGTGCAGGACGGGCTGATCGTCGCGGTCGGCAAGGAGAAGGACTGCGACACCGAAGGTGCGAAGACCGTCGTCGATTGCCGCCGGACCTGCGTCGCGCCGGGCCTCATCGACAGCCACGTGCATCCGGTCTTCGGCGACTGGACGCCGCGCCAGAGCCAGCTCGGCTGGATCGATTCGACGATGAACGGCGGCGTGACGACGATGATCTCAGCCGGCGAAGTGCACCTGCCCGGCCGTCCGAAGGACATCGTCGGCCTGAAGGCGCTGGCCATCACCGCGCAGCGCGCCTACGACAACTTCCGCCCGAGTGGCGTGAAGGTGCTGGCCGGCGCGCCGGTGATCGAGAAGGGCATGGTCGAGAGCGATTTCAAGGAACTGGCCGACGCGGGCGTGCGCCTGCTGGGCGAGGTCGGCCTGGGCTCGGTGAAGGCCGGCTACGAGGCCAAGGAGATGGTGGGCTGGGCGCGCAAGCACGGCATCCAGAGCACGATCCACACCGGCGGGCCGTCCATTCCGGGTTCCGGCCTGATCGACAAGGACGTGGTGCTCGAAGCCGACGCCGACATCATCGGCCACATCAACGGCGGCCATACCTCGCTGCCCGAGGCGCACGTCTGCGAGCTGTGCGAGAAATCGTCCCGCGCGATCGAGATCGTGCACAACGGCAACGAGAAGACGGCCATCGCCGCCGCCCGCGCGGCGATCGAGCTCAAATGCCCGCACCGCGTGATCCTGGGCACCGACGGCCCGGCGGGCTCCGGCGTGCAGCCGCTGGGCATCCTGCGCATGGTGGCGTTCATCTCGGCGTTCGCGGACATCCCGCCGGAGCAGGTGTTCTGCTTCGCGACCGGCAACACGGCGCGCATCCGGGCGCTCAACTGCGGGCTGATCGAGGTCGGCCGCGACGCCGACTTCGTCTTCATGGACCGTGCCCAGCATTCGCCGGCCGCCGGGTTGCTCGAAAGCGTGGCGCTGGGCGACATTCCCGGCGTCGGGATGGTGATGATCGACGGGCTGGTCCGCTGCGGCCGCAGCCGCAACACGCCGCCCGCGACCGAAGTGCCCGTAGTGGTCGCGGCGACACGCTAG
- a CDS encoding amino acid synthesis family protein, giving the protein MPANIRKLIVQVDEVRKEMGQTIEPPARRAVAIAVIDNPYAGRYSENLDALIAIGEELGALLGQKAVAALGIAPAEAQSYGKAAIVGENGELEHAAAILHPKLGAPLRTAVEKGAALVPSAKKRGTLGTAIDVPLGHKDAAFVRSHFDAIEARVSDAPRANEIVVAVAVTDSGRPLARIGGLQHGAVKGEDGLR; this is encoded by the coding sequence ATGCCAGCCAACATCCGCAAACTCATCGTCCAGGTCGACGAGGTCCGCAAGGAAATGGGCCAGACCATCGAGCCGCCGGCGCGCCGCGCCGTCGCCATCGCCGTCATCGACAACCCGTACGCGGGCCGCTACAGCGAGAACCTCGACGCGCTGATCGCCATCGGCGAGGAGCTCGGCGCGCTGCTCGGGCAGAAGGCGGTCGCGGCGCTCGGCATCGCGCCGGCCGAGGCGCAGAGCTACGGCAAGGCCGCGATCGTCGGCGAGAACGGCGAGCTCGAGCATGCGGCGGCGATCCTGCACCCGAAGCTCGGCGCGCCCTTGCGCACGGCGGTGGAGAAGGGCGCGGCGCTGGTGCCGTCGGCCAAGAAGCGCGGCACGCTCGGGACCGCCATCGACGTGCCGCTCGGCCACAAGGACGCGGCCTTCGTGCGCAGCCATTTCGACGCGATCGAAGCGCGCGTGTCCGATGCGCCGCGCGCCAACGAGATCGTCGTCGCGGTCGCGGTGACCGACAGCGGACGTCCGCTGGCGCGCATCGGCGGCCTGCAGCATGGCGCGGTCAAGGGTGAAGACGGGCTGCGTTGA
- a CDS encoding amino acid synthesis family protein: protein MIDIRRVFTHVEHIHHEFGPRAETPLVRGAIGAVLTNPFAGRYEPDILPMMTLLDAVGVDMARRLHAAIDVPLERIAGYGKGAIVGAAGELEHGALWHVPGGYAMRELLGWKGDRAAYAQGKGEAKTGQAENQPGNALSIVPSTKKVGPPGAALDVPMTNINASYVRGQFDAIEVRVPGAPAADEIVFILAMSTGYRVHARVGGLLAENISKWDGLR from the coding sequence ATGATCGACATACGACGCGTCTTCACGCATGTGGAGCACATCCATCACGAATTCGGTCCGCGCGCCGAGACGCCGCTGGTGCGCGGCGCCATCGGCGCGGTGCTGACCAACCCGTTCGCCGGGCGCTACGAACCCGACATCCTGCCGATGATGACGTTGCTCGACGCGGTCGGGGTCGACATGGCACGCCGCCTGCACGCGGCGATTGACGTGCCGCTCGAACGCATCGCCGGCTACGGCAAGGGCGCCATCGTCGGCGCGGCCGGCGAACTGGAGCACGGCGCGCTGTGGCACGTGCCCGGCGGCTACGCGATGCGCGAGTTGCTCGGCTGGAAGGGCGACCGGGCGGCCTATGCGCAAGGCAAGGGCGAGGCCAAGACCGGCCAGGCCGAGAACCAGCCCGGCAATGCCCTGTCGATCGTGCCATCGACCAAGAAGGTCGGCCCGCCCGGCGCCGCGCTCGACGTGCCGATGACCAACATCAACGCCAGCTACGTGCGCGGCCAGTTCGACGCCATCGAAGTGCGCGTGCCCGGCGCGCCCGCCGCCGACGAGATCGTCTTCATCCTCGCGATGAGCACCGGCTACCGCGTGCATGCGCGCGTCGGCGGGCTGCTCGCCGAGAACATTTCGAAGTGGGACGGCCTGCGCTGA
- a CDS encoding UPF0280 family protein: MRAQRTLLGDGRWHFSHGPIDVLISAEGDADAVADAHRDAWRCFDGVLDALVGELALLRRPVTADGSACHALHGPVARRMWHACAPFASAQFITPMAAVAGAVAQELVACYERPGVERAWINNGGDIALHLAPGRSARVGLFADLARFDIGSGAPLDTDAQFTVDAAQPVRGIATSGWRGRSFSLGIADSVTVLAATAAQADAAATVIANAVNTDDAAIVRRPASECKDDSDLGDLPVTRDVPSLSPGAVHDALDAGAACARALQRAGHVWAVALVCQGRWRRVEPPSACTFAIGAAPIHPTAHAACFA; encoded by the coding sequence ATGCGCGCGCAACGCACGCTCCTCGGCGATGGACGCTGGCACTTCAGCCACGGTCCGATCGACGTGCTGATCTCGGCGGAAGGTGACGCCGATGCCGTGGCCGATGCGCACCGCGACGCGTGGCGGTGCTTCGACGGCGTGCTCGACGCGCTGGTCGGCGAACTCGCGCTGCTGCGTCGACCGGTGACGGCGGACGGATCGGCATGCCATGCATTGCATGGGCCGGTCGCGCGCCGCATGTGGCATGCCTGCGCACCGTTCGCGAGCGCGCAGTTCATCACGCCGATGGCGGCGGTGGCCGGCGCGGTGGCGCAGGAGCTCGTGGCCTGCTACGAACGTCCCGGCGTCGAACGCGCCTGGATCAACAACGGTGGCGACATCGCGCTGCACCTCGCGCCCGGACGTTCGGCGCGCGTCGGACTGTTCGCCGACCTCGCGCGCTTCGACATCGGCAGCGGCGCGCCGCTCGACACCGATGCGCAATTCACCGTCGATGCGGCGCAGCCGGTGCGCGGCATCGCGACCAGCGGCTGGCGCGGCCGCAGTTTCTCGCTCGGCATCGCCGACAGCGTCACGGTGCTGGCCGCAACCGCCGCGCAGGCCGATGCCGCCGCCACCGTGATCGCCAATGCGGTGAACACCGACGACGCGGCGATCGTTCGCCGCCCCGCGAGCGAATGCAAGGATGACAGTGACCTCGGCGACCTGCCGGTGACGCGCGACGTTCCATCGCTCTCGCCCGGCGCGGTGCACGATGCGCTCGATGCGGGCGCCGCCTGCGCGCGCGCGCTGCAGCGCGCCGGCCACGTGTGGGCCGTGGCGCTGGTGTGCCAGGGCCGGTGGCGACGGGTCGAGCCACCGTCGGCGTGTACCTTCGCCATCGGCGCGGCGCCGATCCACCCGACCGCCCATGCGGCCTGTTTTGCCTGA